A region of the Desulfovibrio litoralis DSM 11393 genome:
GAATCCGTCTCTATTATAAACCGGTCCATTTTTTGGTGCATGACTGGTAAAAGTTGTATAAGGCACGTTAATTCTTAGTTCCACTCTGTCGGCTAAGCCGTAGCGTATTTTCGTAATAAAAATGCTTGAATCAACGTTAGGAGTTTGTTTGTTGCCGGGTCCTGATGAGCTGTATTTTTCTCTTATACTGTAGTTAGGAGAGATAAGCAAAACGCCTTTGGGGATAACAACGTTACTGCTTGCACCAACGTTAACGGGAGCACCTAATAAGTGATTTGTTTTTTGTTGTTTGGTATTTTTTGGAGTTTCGCCTGCTTCTTGTGAAAGGGCAGGGCTATATAAAAAGCAAAGCGTGGAGAATATCAACAGAGTTTTTTTCATATGTTTTTGGTAATTCATAAAGTTAATCCTGCTTTTTTAGGTATTAGTTTATGTTTAATATAACTTTTGATAAAATACAAATATTTTTTATGGTGTGTTGTTAGGTTTTTATTTTTTATTTATTAGTTGGTTATATTTTTTTTGAGCTTCTTTTTGTTGTTTTAATAATTCTTCTTTTTTGTTTTCGTCTGTTTCTAGTTTGGCTAAGTCGCTAAGGCAAAGAGATAGGTTACAGAACGCCCCGTAAAATGTTTGATCAATTTTTGTGGCTTTTTTATAGTTTTTTATTGCTTCTTTCAGTAATGCTTTCTTTTGGCTTTTGTATTTTTTAGAATTATCTTCAAGTTCGCCTAGCGTAAAAAAACAATTGCCTAGATTATTAAACGCCAGGGCATTATTTGGCGTAAGTCTTATTACTTTTTCATATTTTACTTTTGCTTCTTCCAATAATGCTTTCTTTTGGTTTTCTTCTGTTTCAAGCATTGCTAAGAGACTAAGAGAATTTCCCAGATTATAAAACGCATGAGTATATTGGGGATTAAGCCTTATGGCTTCTTCATACTTTTCTTTTGCTTCTTCTTCTAGCACTTTTTGGTTCGTTCCGCCTATTTCAAATTCAAGGAATGCTAACTCGCTAAGACAACAACCTAAATTATAAAACGCA
Encoded here:
- a CDS encoding tetratricopeptide repeat protein; translated protein: MFLRIFLVFVLLQIGISVELCQSKEADSNKKVTNSSQKQALLLREKKIKYENAIKLNPNDASAFYNLGCCLSELAFLEFEIGGTNQKVLEEEAKEKYEEAIRLNPQYTHAFYNLGNSLSLLAMLETEENQKKALLEEAKVKYEKVIRLTPNNALAFNNLGNCFFTLGELEDNSKKYKSQKKALLKEAIKNYKKATKIDQTFYGAFCNLSLCLSDLAKLETDENKKEELLKQQKEAQKKYNQLINKK